The proteins below come from a single Rhodothermales bacterium genomic window:
- a CDS encoding CoA-binding protein, translating to MTDKAFAHTDPTDLHPDIAELKPFLNPTGVAVIGATASPEKLGFGLTRNLINSEYGGGIHLVNPKGGEILGRPVFPDIESVPDPVDLAVVLVPARFVAETIADCGRRGIKSIIIASGGFKEVGEEGLELEHEILRVAQEWGCRLIGPNCVGLIHTHVPLDTTFLSPREMKPGSVAFVSQSGAICAAVVDWSTGQGFGLSALISLGNQVDVTESEALELVAADPHTRVITVYLEGVSDGRAFVREISRVSRHKPIIALKVGRSEAGGRAVASHTGALAGQDAVYEAAFRRNGILRAQTTEELFAWARALANSPLPRGRRVAILTNAGGPAVAAMDAISAEELLPAVFSEKTRTALQARLHPAANTQNPVDMLAAAGPRDYAECLSIIMQDDGVDGVLVIMPPPPMYAAEDVASAIIPIIRQGDKPVLVVPMGEERIRDAVRRFRAAGVSEYRFPERAVTAMSVLAKRAEFLSNGHLRILDCSLDSKSIETILDDNKSNEGFLDLTTASAIIAAAGIPIARTRPADSSEDAVRIALEEGLPVAMKISSRHVVHKSDVGGLALNLASETDVSRAFADLSTVTAGIPQNQSQICVQKMVPGGLELVVGAVRDPQFGPVVMFGTGGTNVESMNDVVFGLAPLSEEDLDDMFSSTYGGKQLIGPRSLYRGGLDGVRETLCRLGQLMDEYPAVAEIEINPLIVPPKSNEAIAVDARVKLRTTE from the coding sequence ATGACGGATAAAGCATTCGCCCACACAGACCCCACCGACCTTCATCCCGACATCGCCGAACTCAAACCCTTCTTGAACCCCACGGGTGTCGCCGTCATCGGCGCAACGGCAAGTCCGGAAAAACTCGGCTTCGGCCTCACCAGAAACCTGATCAACAGTGAGTACGGTGGAGGCATTCATCTTGTAAATCCCAAGGGAGGCGAGATTCTCGGTCGGCCCGTGTTCCCCGACATAGAGTCGGTACCCGATCCCGTAGACCTGGCCGTCGTGCTGGTGCCCGCCAGGTTCGTCGCCGAGACCATCGCCGACTGTGGCCGGAGAGGGATCAAGTCGATCATCATCGCTTCGGGTGGTTTCAAGGAGGTCGGCGAGGAAGGGCTCGAACTGGAACATGAAATCCTGAGGGTCGCACAAGAGTGGGGATGCCGTCTGATCGGTCCCAACTGCGTTGGGCTGATCCACACCCATGTCCCGCTCGATACCACGTTCCTTTCGCCACGCGAGATGAAGCCTGGGAGCGTCGCATTCGTGTCGCAGTCGGGTGCGATCTGCGCCGCCGTCGTGGACTGGTCGACCGGCCAGGGCTTCGGCCTGTCCGCGTTGATCAGCCTCGGTAACCAGGTGGACGTCACGGAGTCGGAGGCGCTCGAACTCGTTGCAGCCGATCCACATACGCGCGTCATTACCGTCTATCTGGAAGGTGTCTCGGATGGTCGCGCATTCGTACGCGAGATATCGCGTGTCTCACGCCACAAGCCGATCATCGCTCTCAAAGTGGGTCGCTCCGAGGCCGGAGGCAGGGCCGTTGCGTCGCACACGGGCGCGCTGGCAGGCCAGGACGCGGTATACGAGGCGGCCTTCCGTCGAAACGGTATCCTCCGCGCGCAGACCACCGAAGAGCTCTTTGCATGGGCCCGCGCACTCGCGAATTCTCCGCTGCCGCGAGGACGAAGAGTTGCCATCCTGACGAATGCCGGAGGTCCGGCTGTCGCTGCCATGGACGCCATTTCGGCGGAGGAACTGTTGCCGGCCGTGTTCAGCGAAAAGACACGCACTGCGTTGCAGGCACGACTTCATCCCGCGGCGAACACCCAAAATCCGGTTGACATGCTGGCAGCCGCCGGCCCCCGGGACTACGCGGAATGCCTGAGCATCATTATGCAGGACGATGGAGTGGATGGCGTCCTGGTTATCATGCCGCCACCGCCCATGTACGCCGCAGAGGATGTGGCATCGGCCATCATTCCGATCATTCGCCAGGGTGACAAACCTGTCCTCGTCGTTCCCATGGGCGAGGAACGAATCCGCGACGCAGTCCGCCGATTCCGCGCCGCCGGCGTCTCGGAATATCGTTTCCCGGAACGCGCCGTCACGGCCATGAGCGTGCTAGCAAAGCGTGCCGAGTTCCTCAGCAACGGCCACCTGAGAATTCTCGATTGTTCTCTCGATTCGAAAAGCATCGAGACCATTCTGGACGACAACAAATCGAACGAAGGCTTCCTCGATCTCACGACTGCGTCAGCGATCATTGCTGCGGCCGGCATACCAATCGCACGCACGCGTCCTGCCGACTCGTCCGAGGATGCCGTACGGATCGCGCTCGAAGAAGGTCTGCCCGTCGCCATGAAAATCAGCTCGCGTCACGTGGTGCACAAGTCGGACGTCGGCGGACTGGCTCTGAATCTGGCATCCGAAACCGACGTCTCGCGCGCATTTGCTGACCTGTCTACCGTGACCGCCGGCATCCCGCAGAATCAAAGTCAGATCTGCGTGCAGAAGATGGTACCCGGAGGCCTCGAACTGGTGGTCGGTGCGGTACGGGATCCGCAGTTCGGCCCCGTGGTCATGTTCGGAACGGGCGGTACCAACGTTGAATCAATGAACGATGTCGTGTTCGGCCTCGCGCCCCTGTCGGAAGAGGATCTTGACGACATGTTCTCCTCCACGTACGGTGGAAAGCAGCTCATTGGACCCCGAAGCCTCTACCGTGGCGGACTCGACGGCGTGCGTGAGACACTCTGTCGACTGGGCCAGCTGATGGATGAGTACCCTGCCGTTGCGGAGATCGAGATCAATCCTCTTATCGTACCGCCCAAGTCGAACGAGGCCATAGCCGTCGACGCGCGGGTCAAGCTCCGGACCACAGAATGA
- a CDS encoding GTPase — MSHRILILGAAGRDFHNFNVFFRDNPEYDVIAFTATQIPNITDRRYPAAIAGELYPEGIPIEPESSMEDLIRDHEIDAVVFSYSDLNHADVMHLGSRALAAGADYWFLGPNRTTIQVRVPVVAICATRTGAGKSQTSRYVAATLAKLGRKPVVIRHPMPYGDLAKQIVQRFETLDDLDLHDVTIEEREEYEAHIVAGRVVYAGVDYEKIVREAEKEADVIIWDGGNNDLPFYKPDLMIAVTDALRAEHAEQYHPGEAVARMADVVVINKVDTASKDETERARAVVSKINPTAKIVEAASPIHIESGEDLRGKNVIVIEDGPTLTHGGMAYGAGWIAAERYGASEIVDPRPFAVGSIRETFEKYPSVGPVLPAMGYGDEQTHELEATIAAAPVDAVIVATPIDLSHVVRIDKPVFRAQYEFAEHSDPTLAGIIMEWIDGQ, encoded by the coding sequence ATGTCTCACCGCATTCTCATCCTGGGCGCTGCCGGCCGGGATTTTCACAACTTCAATGTCTTCTTTCGGGATAACCCCGAGTACGACGTGATCGCCTTTACGGCGACGCAGATTCCCAACATCACGGATCGGCGGTATCCGGCTGCGATCGCTGGCGAACTTTACCCCGAAGGAATTCCGATCGAACCCGAGTCGTCCATGGAGGACCTGATCCGCGATCACGAAATAGATGCGGTCGTGTTCAGCTACAGCGATCTCAATCATGCCGACGTGATGCATCTTGGATCTCGTGCCCTGGCGGCCGGCGCGGACTACTGGTTCCTCGGGCCCAACCGGACGACGATTCAGGTTCGCGTTCCCGTTGTGGCGATCTGCGCGACTCGCACCGGCGCAGGAAAGAGCCAGACCAGCAGGTATGTCGCTGCTACTCTCGCAAAGCTTGGGCGCAAGCCGGTCGTAATCCGGCACCCGATGCCGTACGGAGATCTCGCGAAGCAGATCGTGCAGCGCTTTGAAACGCTCGACGATCTCGACCTGCACGACGTGACCATCGAGGAGCGCGAGGAATACGAGGCTCACATCGTCGCCGGTCGCGTGGTGTATGCAGGCGTGGACTACGAGAAGATTGTGCGCGAAGCCGAGAAGGAGGCGGATGTGATCATATGGGATGGCGGCAACAACGATCTGCCGTTCTACAAGCCGGATCTGATGATCGCCGTGACCGATGCGCTTCGAGCAGAACACGCGGAGCAGTATCACCCGGGAGAAGCCGTGGCCCGAATGGCCGACGTCGTGGTGATCAACAAGGTTGACACCGCTTCAAAAGATGAAACGGAACGCGCGCGCGCCGTGGTGAGCAAGATCAACCCGACGGCGAAGATTGTTGAGGCTGCGAGCCCGATTCATATTGAGAGCGGAGAGGACCTGCGCGGCAAGAACGTCATCGTCATTGAAGACGGACCAACACTTACGCACGGCGGGATGGCGTACGGGGCCGGGTGGATCGCCGCCGAGCGCTATGGAGCGTCGGAGATCGTCGACCCCAGGCCGTTCGCTGTCGGTTCGATCCGCGAGACGTTCGAGAAGTACCCGTCGGTCGGACCCGTGTTGCCCGCGATGGGATACGGTGACGAGCAGACCCATGAGCTTGAGGCGACCATTGCCGCGGCGCCGGTCGATGCGGTCATCGTCGCGACGCCAATCGACCTCAGTCATGTCGTAAGGATCGACAAACCCGTGTTTCGTGCGCAGTACGAGTTTGCAGAACACAGCGATCCCACGCTGGCCGGAATCATCATGGAATGGATCGACGGCCAGTAG